The following proteins come from a genomic window of Anabaena sphaerica FACHB-251:
- a CDS encoding non-ribosomal peptide synthetase → MDQYILGSLTADEELNFSDEAEVFVFPTSFAQQRLWFLDQLASGNPFYNVSTALCLKGSLNFTALKQTFNEIVRRHETLRTTFVMVEQQPVQVIAPSLTIPLPLIDIRNFDQECEIQVRRIATAEAQHPFNLTTGPLLRVKLLQLDEAEYVLLLNLHHIVADGWSIGVLIRELGVLYKAFVEDQRCLVSTLLPELPIQYADFAQWQREWLQAVGENGCSPLQTQLAYWRKQLDGISALNLPTDRVRPAVPTYRGAKQFLELPHSLTQAIEALSYQEDVTLFMTMLAAFQTLLYRYTQQEDIVVGSAIANRNRSELEGLIGFFVNSLVLRSDLSGNPTFQELLNRVREVTLGAYSHQDLPFEKLVEELHPDRDLSRHPLFQVVFSLQNTPIEALELPGLKLSLFDFDSKIAKLDLEFHLWRDLETLKGEIVYSTDLFDQSTITRMLGHFQILLESIVANPKQRISDLGLLTEGERQQLLIDWNDTKKIYPDNKCFHQLFEAQVETTPDANALVFGNQQLSYKELNIRSNKLAHYLRKKGVQTESLVGICVESSPEMIIAILGIFKAGGAYLPLDSSYPQERLNFMLKDAQVSVLLTQEKLLQHFTELSNPIISIDKDWATITQHSRENPTSCVTLENLAYVIYTSGSTGQPKGVLIEHRGLANLAADQIEVFNLQPSNRILQFASLSFDASIFEIVMALQTGSTLYLAKKESLLPGKALLQLLSEKAITHVTLPPAVLAVLPTESLPALQTIISAGESCSEDIVKRWWNPSRRFFNAYGPTEATVWSTVAGIKSVSEKPPIGRPIANTEIYILDKHLQPVPIGILGELYIAGDGLARGYVNCPELTAKKFIPNPFNSKKEARLYNTGDLARYRPDGNIEFLGRIDNQVKIRGFRIELSEIETVISQNNKVEKAIVITQGNLSDNKHLVAYIVSKSPPEQTIIELREFLKEKLPEYMIPKAFVILDSLPLTANGKVDRYALKVVDSQSRSINKAFLAPRTPTESTLAKIWAEVLNVENVGIHDNFFDLGGNSLLAVRLLDQINKQFERDLPLSNLFLNQTIESLAIALYTKTDSLAWSPLVTIQPNGSNPPFFCVHPIFGVVFPYYELAHQLGENQPLYGLQPIGIDGETPLNRIEDMATHYIEALRSVQPKGPYFIGGWSFGGWVAFEMAQQLENSGEEVALLAVLDTVAPIKSNLPSLSNAFKFIFTTVVPYMWPFFLDYLRLITAHSKNRNKSLTSRLTNFQKLMRYSFWESLTLKRNLFSHFIQKEDATVNLVSQESKGRLLSESAIIPMLRVFYANSQAVLNYVPQVYPKRINLFRTKVQLNVAEEEPSMGWDQFAVGGTEIHHIPGNHLTMLRKPHIQVLAAQLRGCIEKAQTLIVTNRRDAENAEKIKRDFQ, encoded by the coding sequence ATGGATCAATATATTCTCGGTAGCCTCACGGCTGATGAAGAACTCAATTTTTCTGATGAAGCAGAGGTTTTTGTCTTCCCCACTTCTTTCGCCCAGCAGCGATTGTGGTTTCTCGACCAATTAGCATCGGGCAATCCATTTTACAATGTGTCAACAGCACTTTGCCTGAAAGGTTCCCTCAACTTTACCGCATTAAAGCAGACATTCAACGAAATTGTCCGTCGCCACGAAACCTTACGCACTACGTTTGTTATGGTAGAGCAGCAACCAGTGCAGGTAATCGCACCCAGCTTAACCATACCTCTTCCCTTAATAGATATACGCAATTTCGATCAAGAATGTGAGATACAAGTACGGCGCATTGCAACCGCAGAGGCTCAACATCCTTTCAATCTCACCACCGGGCCATTGCTGCGAGTGAAGCTGCTACAACTAGATGAAGCAGAATATGTACTGCTGCTAAATCTACATCACATTGTTGCCGATGGCTGGTCAATTGGGGTGCTAATTAGAGAACTGGGGGTATTATATAAAGCCTTTGTAGAAGATCAGCGATGTTTGGTGTCTACACTTCTGCCAGAATTACCCATTCAGTATGCAGATTTCGCCCAATGGCAACGAGAGTGGCTGCAAGCAGTGGGAGAAAACGGCTGTTCGCCTTTACAAACGCAGTTAGCTTATTGGCGAAAACAATTAGACGGGATTTCAGCCCTGAATCTCCCCACCGACAGAGTAAGACCAGCAGTTCCAACTTACAGGGGTGCAAAACAATTTTTAGAACTACCACACTCCTTAACTCAAGCGATAGAAGCACTTAGTTACCAAGAAGATGTAACCTTGTTCATGACAATGCTGGCAGCATTTCAGACTTTGCTCTATCGCTACACACAGCAAGAGGATATTGTCGTAGGTTCAGCGATCGCTAATCGTAACCGTAGCGAACTAGAAGGGTTAATTGGTTTTTTTGTCAATAGTTTGGTGCTACGCAGCGATTTATCAGGGAACCCGACGTTTCAAGAATTATTAAATCGAGTGCGAGAGGTGACTTTAGGAGCATACAGCCATCAGGATTTGCCCTTTGAAAAGCTGGTGGAAGAACTTCACCCAGACCGAGATTTGAGCCGGCATCCCTTATTTCAAGTCGTATTTAGCCTGCAAAATACTCCTATTGAAGCACTAGAGTTACCTGGGTTAAAGCTTTCATTATTCGACTTCGACAGCAAAATTGCAAAGCTTGATTTAGAGTTCCATCTGTGGCGAGACTTGGAAACTCTCAAAGGAGAAATCGTGTATAGTACCGATTTATTTGATCAAAGCACCATTACGCGAATGCTGGGACATTTCCAAATACTGTTAGAAAGTATTGTTGCCAATCCAAAACAGCGTATTTCAGATTTAGGTTTGCTTACTGAAGGAGAACGACAGCAATTATTAATTGATTGGAATGACACTAAGAAAATTTACCCAGATAACAAATGTTTCCATCAATTATTTGAGGCGCAGGTGGAGACAACTCCCGATGCGAACGCACTAGTATTTGGTAATCAACAACTCAGCTACAAAGAGTTAAATATACGTAGCAATAAACTTGCACATTATCTCAGAAAAAAAGGTGTACAAACTGAATCTTTAGTTGGCATTTGTGTGGAGAGTTCACCAGAAATGATAATTGCCATATTAGGCATTTTTAAAGCTGGCGGTGCATACCTTCCTTTAGATTCCAGCTATCCTCAAGAGCGTCTTAACTTCATGTTGAAAGATGCACAAGTTTCAGTTTTGCTGACACAAGAAAAATTACTTCAACATTTTACAGAATTATCGAATCCAATTATTAGTATAGATAAAGATTGGGCAACTATTACACAACATAGCCGAGAAAACCCAACCAGTTGCGTAACACTTGAAAACTTAGCTTATGTCATCTACACTTCTGGCTCAACAGGGCAGCCAAAAGGCGTTTTAATCGAACACCGAGGATTGGCTAATTTAGCAGCAGATCAGATTGAGGTTTTTAACTTGCAACCGAGTAACCGCATTCTGCAATTCGCATCATTAAGTTTCGATGCCTCAATTTTCGAGATTGTCATGGCATTGCAAACAGGATCAACCCTTTATTTAGCAAAGAAAGAATCTCTTCTACCTGGAAAAGCTTTACTTCAACTATTAAGCGAAAAAGCTATTACTCACGTTACTCTCCCACCTGCGGTTTTGGCAGTTTTACCTACAGAATCATTACCTGCATTACAAACTATTATTAGTGCGGGTGAATCATGTTCTGAGGATATAGTAAAACGTTGGTGGAATCCTAGCCGTAGGTTTTTTAATGCTTACGGGCCTACTGAAGCAACCGTTTGGTCAACTGTTGCCGGAATTAAATCTGTGAGTGAAAAACCGCCTATTGGTCGCCCAATTGCTAACACTGAAATTTATATATTAGATAAGCATTTACAACCTGTACCAATTGGGATTTTAGGTGAATTATACATCGCTGGTGATGGACTAGCACGAGGCTACGTCAATTGTCCTGAATTAACTGCAAAAAAGTTTATTCCCAATCCTTTTAATAGTAAAAAAGAAGCACGGCTTTACAATACAGGTGATTTAGCTCGATATCGACCAGACGGTAATATTGAATTTTTAGGTCGCATCGATAACCAAGTAAAAATTCGCGGTTTTCGTATTGAATTATCAGAAATTGAAACAGTTATAAGCCAGAATAATAAAGTAGAAAAAGCAATTGTAATTACTCAAGGTAATCTATCTGATAACAAGCATTTAGTAGCTTACATTGTTTCTAAGTCACCGCCGGAGCAAACAATTATTGAATTACGTGAATTTCTAAAAGAAAAATTACCAGAATACATGATACCAAAAGCTTTTGTAATTCTGGATTCTTTGCCGTTAACGGCTAATGGCAAAGTGGATCGTTATGCGCTAAAAGTAGTTGATAGTCAAAGCCGCTCAATCAATAAAGCCTTTCTTGCTCCTCGGACTCCAACTGAATCAACCTTGGCAAAAATCTGGGCTGAAGTCCTTAATGTTGAGAATGTAGGTATTCATGATAACTTCTTTGATTTGGGAGGAAATTCGCTGCTGGCTGTACGTTTATTAGACCAAATAAATAAACAGTTTGAGCGTGATTTACCTTTATCTAACCTGTTTTTAAATCAAACAATTGAAAGTTTAGCAATTGCACTATATACAAAAACAGATTCTCTGGCGTGGTCTCCTTTAGTTACGATTCAACCGAATGGCTCAAATCCGCCTTTCTTTTGCGTCCATCCAATATTTGGTGTGGTCTTTCCTTATTATGAATTAGCTCATCAATTGGGTGAAAATCAGCCACTTTATGGGCTACAGCCTATTGGAATTGATGGGGAAACTCCACTAAATCGCATTGAGGATATGGCTACCCATTACATTGAAGCATTGCGCTCAGTACAACCGAAAGGCCCTTATTTTATAGGAGGTTGGTCTTTTGGAGGATGGGTTGCTTTTGAAATGGCGCAACAACTTGAAAATTCTGGGGAAGAAGTAGCTCTACTTGCTGTGCTTGACACGGTAGCACCAATTAAGAGCAATCTACCTTCTTTGAGCAATGCTTTCAAGTTTATTTTTACTACAGTCGTGCCATATATGTGGCCCTTTTTCCTTGATTATTTGCGTCTAATTACTGCTCATAGTAAAAACCGGAATAAAAGTTTAACTTCTCGATTGACTAATTTTCAGAAGTTGATGCGATACTCTTTTTGGGAGTCGCTAACGCTCAAAAGAAATCTGTTCTCACATTTCATCCAAAAGGAGGATGCCACAGTCAACCTTGTATCTCAAGAATCCAAGGGAAGGCTTTTAAGTGAGTCGGCAATTATCCCTATGCTTCGTGTTTTTTACGCCAATAGCCAAGCAGTTCTCAACTACGTTCCGCAAGTCTACCCTAAGCGAATTAATCTTTTTAGAACAAAAGTTCAGTTAAACGTTGCCGAGGAGGAGCCGAGTATGGGTTGGGATCAGTTCGCTGTGGGAGGAACAGAAATTCATCATATTCCTGGGAATCACCTAACTATGCTGAGAAAACCCCATATTCAGGTTCTAGCCGCACAGTTAAGAGGCTGTATTGAGAAAGCACAGACTCTAATTGTAACGAACCGCAGAGACGCAGAGAACGCAGAGAAAATAAAGAGAGATTTTCAGTAA
- a CDS encoding Rid family detoxifying hydrolase, whose amino-acid sequence MDAETLLKKYAAGERNFKQANLSEENLKSADLGEINLYGANLSGADLEKANLNQANLATANLTKASLKNAQFYSVTASSATFTFADLNSADLSWSTLNDTEFNSANLQEANLIGVNLSNAKLLFANLDQANLSGGNLTNANLAVASLSGANLSKTLLNKANLEEAYLIGANFTLATLSEAKLQKSKIQGAKFHKANLSEVNLSGMNLANLDFTEASLSSANLKKAILQGANLERAKLRWANLTRANLDGANLRRADLTGANIYGATFNNADLTGAIMPDGEVFTTDVDLDFIKSDAPLPKEIVMTRQVIRTDKAPAPVGPYNQAILASGQMLFVAGQIAIDPRLGDVVYTDDVTKQTEQVMRNIEAILKEAGATFNDVVKTGVFLADMNDFAAVNAVYAKYFSEDTAPARACVEVSRLPKNVLVEIECIAVIG is encoded by the coding sequence ATGGACGCTGAAACACTGCTGAAGAAATACGCTGCTGGAGAACGGAATTTTAAACAAGCAAATCTGAGTGAAGAAAATCTCAAAAGTGCTGACTTGGGTGAGATAAACCTATACGGTGCAAATTTGAGTGGAGCAGATTTAGAGAAAGCAAATTTAAATCAAGCCAATCTTGCCACTGCAAATCTAACTAAAGCATCTCTCAAAAATGCACAGTTCTATTCAGTGACTGCTTCTTCAGCAACATTTACTTTTGCTGACCTGAATAGTGCTGATTTGAGTTGGTCAACTTTGAATGATACTGAGTTTAACTCTGCAAACTTACAAGAAGCAAATTTGATAGGAGTAAATTTAAGTAATGCAAAATTATTATTTGCAAACCTAGATCAAGCAAACCTCAGTGGTGGAAATCTTACTAATGCTAATCTTGCTGTAGCTTCATTATCCGGAGCAAATTTGAGTAAAACTTTGTTGAATAAAGCCAATTTGGAAGAAGCATACTTAATTGGAGCTAATTTTACTTTGGCAACTTTAAGTGAAGCCAAGTTACAAAAATCCAAAATTCAAGGAGCTAAATTTCATAAAGCAAATCTATCTGAAGTTAATTTGTCAGGTATGAATTTAGCTAATTTAGATTTTACAGAAGCAAGTCTTAGCAGTGCAAATCTTAAAAAAGCTATTCTGCAAGGAGCAAATTTAGAAAGAGCTAAACTGCGATGGGCAAATCTTACTAGAGCAAATCTCGATGGTGCAAACCTGAGAAGAGCAGATTTAACCGGCGCAAATATATATGGTGCAACCTTTAATAATGCTGACCTCACAGGTGCGATAATGCCAGATGGAGAAGTTTTCACAACAGATGTTGATTTAGACTTCATTAAATCAGATGCACCCTTACCAAAAGAGATCGTTATGACTCGTCAAGTTATCCGTACCGATAAAGCACCTGCACCAGTTGGACCCTATAATCAAGCTATTCTTGCTTCTGGACAAATGCTGTTTGTTGCTGGACAAATTGCTATTGATCCCCGTTTAGGTGATGTTGTTTATACCGATGATGTCACCAAGCAAACGGAACAGGTGATGAGAAATATTGAAGCTATCCTGAAAGAAGCCGGCGCTACTTTTAATGATGTGGTTAAAACAGGTGTATTTTTAGCTGATATGAATGATTTTGCCGCTGTCAATGCGGTTTATGCAAAATATTTTTCTGAAGATACAGCCCCTGCGCGTGCTTGTGTTGAGGTGTCGCGTTTACCTAAAAATGTGTTAGTAGAGATTGAGTGTATTGCTGTAATTGGTTAA
- the htpG gene encoding molecular chaperone HtpG encodes MLEQGTISIHTENIFPIIKKSLYSDHQIFLRELVSNAVDAIQKLKMVSRAGEYNGDTGEDEITIAIDKDKKTLSISDNGIGMTAEEVKKYINQVAFSSAEEFIHKYEGKADQPIIGHFGLGFYSSFMVAKQVEIDTLSYKEGSQAVHWTCDGSPAFTLDESSRTTRGTTITLTLMPDEEEYLEAARIKNLVKTYCDFMPVPIKLDGEVLNQQKAAWRESSSNLTKEDYLEFYRYLYPFQEEPLLWVHLNTDYPFIINGILYFPKMRPDVDVTKGQIKLFCNQVFVSDNCDEIIPQFLLPMRGVIDSTDIPLNVSRSALQGDRTVKRIGDYIAKKVGDRLKELYHDDREQYINAWKDLGTFVKFGVLNDEKFKKQVEDILIFRSTAKLETKPAETPAVEVQSSDSDVWQDVTPSNTSSTPYTTIKEYLERNKERHENKVFYCTDEAGQATYIALHKNQGLEVLFMDSFIDTHFINFLEREYQDVKFTRVDSDLDNTLLDDKSGEIVDPTTNKTKSEIIKELFEKSLNKPKVNIRTEALKSDDPQGTPPAMVLLPEILRRLRDMNAMMQQQNAEFPEDHILLVNTAHPLIQNLVNLNQGSIIQGDGESPTAQLTKMICQHVYDLALMSQKGFDAEGMKSFVERSNDVLTKLTEQASK; translated from the coding sequence ATGCTAGAACAAGGCACTATCAGTATACATACTGAGAATATTTTCCCAATTATTAAGAAGTCTCTCTATTCAGACCACCAAATCTTCTTGCGGGAACTGGTATCCAACGCTGTAGATGCCATCCAAAAATTAAAAATGGTCTCCCGCGCTGGTGAGTATAATGGAGACACAGGCGAAGACGAAATTACAATTGCCATTGATAAAGATAAAAAGACTCTCTCCATCTCCGATAACGGTATTGGGATGACAGCAGAGGAAGTCAAAAAATACATTAACCAAGTTGCTTTCTCCAGTGCAGAAGAATTTATTCACAAATATGAAGGGAAAGCAGACCAGCCAATTATTGGACACTTTGGTTTAGGTTTCTACTCCTCCTTCATGGTGGCAAAACAAGTAGAAATTGATACTCTCTCCTATAAAGAAGGTTCTCAAGCTGTTCATTGGACTTGTGATGGTTCACCAGCATTTACCTTAGATGAGTCTTCCCGCACTACTCGCGGTACTACTATTACCCTCACTTTAATGCCAGATGAGGAAGAATATTTAGAAGCTGCGAGAATTAAGAATCTAGTCAAAACCTACTGCGATTTTATGCCCGTACCCATCAAATTAGATGGGGAAGTATTGAATCAACAAAAAGCTGCTTGGAGAGAATCTTCTAGCAATTTAACCAAAGAAGATTATCTAGAATTTTACCGCTATCTTTATCCTTTTCAAGAAGAACCTTTGTTATGGGTGCATCTGAATACAGATTATCCGTTTATTATTAACGGGATTTTGTATTTTCCGAAAATGCGACCTGATGTAGATGTAACCAAAGGACAAATTAAGTTATTCTGCAATCAGGTTTTTGTGAGTGATAACTGTGATGAAATTATTCCCCAATTTTTACTACCAATGCGGGGTGTAATTGATAGTACAGATATTCCTTTGAACGTTTCTCGCAGTGCTTTACAAGGCGATCGCACCGTAAAACGAATAGGAGATTATATCGCTAAAAAAGTCGGCGATAGACTCAAAGAACTTTACCACGACGACCGCGAACAATACATCAATGCTTGGAAAGATTTAGGAACATTCGTTAAATTTGGTGTTCTCAACGATGAGAAATTTAAAAAACAAGTCGAAGACATCCTCATCTTCCGCAGCACTGCTAAATTAGAAACCAAACCCGCAGAAACACCCGCAGTAGAAGTTCAATCTTCAGATAGTGATGTTTGGCAAGATGTCACCCCATCTAATACCAGCAGCACACCATATACCACCATCAAAGAATATCTAGAACGCAACAAAGAACGCCACGAAAATAAAGTTTTTTACTGTACCGATGAAGCGGGTCAAGCCACATACATCGCATTACATAAAAACCAAGGTTTAGAAGTCCTATTTATGGACTCTTTCATTGATACCCACTTTATTAACTTCTTGGAAAGAGAATATCAAGATGTTAAATTTACACGGGTAGATTCTGACCTTGATAATACATTATTAGATGATAAATCCGGCGAAATTGTTGACCCCACAACCAATAAAACCAAGAGTGAAATTATCAAAGAATTATTTGAAAAATCACTCAACAAACCCAAAGTTAATATCCGCACCGAAGCCTTAAAATCAGACGACCCCCAAGGAACGCCACCAGCAATGGTATTGTTACCAGAAATTCTCCGTCGTTTGCGGGATATGAACGCCATGATGCAGCAGCAAAATGCTGAATTTCCCGAAGATCATATTTTGTTAGTAAATACTGCCCATCCCTTGATTCAAAACCTCGTTAATCTCAATCAAGGTAGCATTATTCAAGGTGATGGAGAATCACCCACAGCGCAGTTAACAAAAATGATTTGTCAGCACGTTTATGATTTAGCGTTGATGTCTCAAAAAGGCTTTGATGCTGAAGGAATGAAATCCTTTGTGGAACGTTCTAATGATGTGTTGACCAAGTTAACAGAACAAGCGAGTAAATAG
- a CDS encoding type II toxin-antitoxin system HicA family toxin yields MMKVREVINLLESDGWYLVGTEGSHRQFKHPTKLGKVTVSKNK; encoded by the coding sequence ATGATGAAAGTACGAGAAGTTATTAACTTGCTTGAATCAGATGGTTGGTATCTGGTAGGAACAGAGGGTAGTCATCGTCAGTTTAAACATCCAACAAAGCTAGGTAAGGTAACGGTATCGAAAAATAAGTGA
- a CDS encoding type II toxin-antitoxin system VapC family toxin — translation MKALFDTNILVSAMIEAHPNHAISLPWIQRVRNKSISGYISTHSIAELYAVITRLPLPKPLSTQQVHDIIINNLESFHTVDLESADYLQVLKNVTHLNITGGGIYDAIIAQTAIKANVDILLTFNSKHFIRLGKHIAQLVKDPSVWKDIN, via the coding sequence ATGAAAGCACTATTCGACACAAATATTCTGGTTTCAGCTATGATTGAAGCACATCCAAATCATGCTATCAGTCTTCCTTGGATACAACGAGTTAGAAACAAAAGTATTTCAGGTTATATCTCAACCCATTCTATAGCAGAACTGTATGCAGTCATAACACGATTGCCTTTACCCAAACCTCTCAGCACTCAACAAGTTCATGACATAATCATTAACAATCTTGAATCTTTTCATACTGTTGATTTAGAAAGTGCTGACTATCTACAAGTTTTAAAAAATGTTACGCATCTCAATATTACAGGAGGTGGAATTTATGATGCAATTATTGCTCAAACAGCCATAAAAGCAAATGTAGATATTTTATTGACATTCAACTCTAAACATTTTATAAGACTAGGAAAACATATTGCCCAGTTGGTAAAAGATCCATCTGTATGGAAAGATATTAATTAA
- a CDS encoding Uma2 family endonuclease, producing the protein MIATPSYNYISPEEYLELEETSPIKYEYRQGQVYAMAGASNTHVVITLNIASMLRNHLRGSGCQAYVSDTKAHIETMDIYYYPDVIVSCDSRDKAFNNFLRYPCLIIEVLSPTTEAFDRGDKFADYRNLDSLQEYVLVSQNKINVDVFRRNSEGQWVLYSYGKEENLHLASVDFQCSINDVYEDVNFETPS; encoded by the coding sequence ATGATTGCAACTCCCAGTTATAACTATATTTCCCCTGAAGAATATTTAGAATTAGAAGAAACAAGCCCTATCAAATATGAATACAGACAGGGACAAGTTTATGCAATGGCAGGTGCTAGTAATACTCATGTAGTTATTACTCTCAATATTGCTTCAATGTTAAGAAATCATCTGCGTGGAAGTGGATGTCAAGCTTATGTTTCCGACACAAAAGCGCATATTGAAACAATGGATATTTATTATTATCCTGATGTAATTGTTAGTTGTGATTCAAGAGATAAAGCCTTTAATAACTTTTTACGTTATCCCTGTTTAATTATCGAAGTTTTATCACCAACTACAGAAGCTTTTGATAGAGGTGATAAGTTTGCTGACTATCGTAATTTAGATTCACTTCAGGAATATGTGTTAGTCAGTCAAAATAAAATCAATGTAGATGTTTTCCGTCGTAATTCAGAAGGACAATGGGTATTGTATAGTTATGGAAAGGAGGAAAATTTACATTTAGCAAGTGTAGATTTTCAATGTTCTATAAATGATGTTTATGAAGATGTGAATTTTGAAACTCCCTCTTAA